In Phaseolus vulgaris cultivar G19833 chromosome 10, P. vulgaris v2.0, whole genome shotgun sequence, a single genomic region encodes these proteins:
- the LOC137819057 gene encoding uncharacterized protein, whose product MAIVAHDGKPDIFLTMTCNPSWSEISSELKHFQTPQDRPDLLSRIFRAKFEQLKEDVIDKGVLGKVKSYMYVTEFQKRGLPHVHMLLNLQDNDKLRDPEDYDSIVRAEIPKSEEEPQLHEVVLKHMIYGPCGTLNPRSPCMKQNQRKKKYPKEFLEETRQGKDSYPQYKRHFNAPVSINRNVTVDNRWVVPYNPWLLLKYDCHINVEVCSSIKSIKYLYKYVYKGPDRVAMEVHRGSIVDEVQQYIDARWICAPEAL is encoded by the coding sequence ATGGCAATTGTTGCTCATGATGGTAAACCTGATATTTTCCTTACAATGACATGCAATCCTTCTTGGAGTGAAATTTCTTCAGAGCTTAAACATTTTCAAACTCCACAAGATCGTCCTGACTTGCTCTCAAGAATATTTCGAGCAAAATTTGAACAATTGAAGGAAGATGTGATTGATAAAGGAGTTCTTGGAAAAGTTAAAAGTTACATGTATGTGACTGAATTTCAAAAACGTGGACTACCCCATGTGCATATGTTACTTAACTTACAAGATAATGATAAATTACGTGATCCAGAAGATTATGATAGCATTGTTAGAGCAGAAATACCAAAAAGTGAAGAAGAGCCACAGTTGCACGAAGTTGTACTGAAACACATGATATACGGGCCTTGCGGAACTCTTAATCCAAGATCACCATGTATGAAGCAAAATCAACGCAAGAAAAAATATCCTAAAGAGTTCTTGGAAGAAACACGTCAAGGTAAAGATTCATATCCACAATATAAAAGACATTTCAATGCACCAGTATCTATAAATAGAAATGTGACAGTTGACAACAGATGGGTGGTTCCTTATAACCCTTGGTTGTTGTTAAAATATGATTGTCATATAAATGTTGAGGTGTGCAGTAGCAtcaaaagtattaaatatttatacaagTATGTCTACAAAGGTCCAGATCGAGTAGCAATGGAGGTTCATAGAGGATCAATTGTAGATGAAGTTCAACAATATATTGATGCTAGATGGATTTGTGCTCCGGAGGctttatga
- the LOC137819055 gene encoding uncharacterized protein codes for MTIEQRTNELSTKSRTYKERRLKSIRHLARSINNVGSNDNEAGPSKTHVTGRRLTFIRHLARSINNAGSNDNEVGSSNTHVTEPGRRLTSIRHLTRPINTAGPNSNEATPSNTHVTERGMRLTSIRHLARSINNAGSNDNEAGPSNTHVIEPGRRLSSIRHLARSINDAGSTFIPQNFQGSNDNEAVLSNTNVIDIENGRQQRFQRIHNCARNFRNTVVMVMFQLSTPTTCAHCHARLFYHESRDMCCSGGKVLLPRVTAPDELVQIFSGCSSESRHFRQHIRSYNHVLSFTSLGVHMDENIVATGRGIYSFRAQEQNIHECTLLIKERPVNQPQYNLPTASQVAAIIVTGNTKSMAHGRDIKVVSHDGNLINIQETIRPNDHSTILQAGRLLQQYVVDNYVKIEAGRLRWIQNHQNNIRAEVYQGLQDALHEGQTHTGT; via the exons ATGACCATTGAACAAAGGACAAATGAGCTATCTACAAAAAGCAGAACTTATAAAGAAAGGAGATTGAAATCTATTCGACATTTGGCTCGATCAATCAATAATGTAG GATCTAATGATAACGAAGCAGGACCAAGTAAGACACATGTTACTG GAAGGAGATTGACATTTATTCGACATTTGGCTCGATCAATTAATAATGCAG GATCTAACGATAATGAAGTAGGATCAAGTAACACACATGTTACTGAACCTG gAAGGAGATTGACATCTATTCGACATTTGACTCGACCAATAAATACTGCag GACCTAACAGTAACGAAGCAACACCAAGTAACACACATGTTACTGAACGTG GAATGAGATTGACATCTATTCGACATTTGGCCCGATCAATTAATAATGCag GATCTAACGATAACGAAGCAGGACCAAGTAACACACATGTTATTGAACCTG GAAGGAGATTGTCATCTATTCGACATTTGGCTCGGTCAATAAATGATGCAG GTTCTACTTTTATTCCACAAAACTTTCAAGGATCAAATGATAATGAAGCAGTACTAAGTAATACAAATGTCATTGACATTGAAAATG GAAGGCAACAAAGATTTCAACGGATACATAACTGTGCTCGAAATTTTAGAAACACGGTTGTGATGGTAATGTTTCAATTGTCAACTCCGACTACATGTGCACATTGTCATGCACGATTATTTTACCATGAATCACGTGATATGTGTTGCTCGGGTGGAAAAGTATTACTTCCCCGTGTTACTGCTCCGGATGAGTTGGTTCAAATATTTTCTGGTTGTTCTTCTGAAAGTAGACACTTTAGACAACATATTAGAAGTTACAACCATGTGCTTTCATTCACTTCACTTGGTGTTCACATGGATGAAAATATAGTTGCAACTGGTCGTGGTATATATAGTTTTCGTGCTCAAG aacaaaatatacaTGAATGTACTTTACTCATTAAAGAGCGTCCTGTCAATCAACCACAATATAATCTTCCAACTGCATCTCAAGTAGCAGCAATAATTGTTACTGGGAACACAAAATCAATGGCACATGGACGAGACATTAAAGTTGTAAGTCATGATGGGAACTTAATAAACATTCAAGAAACT ATTCGTCCCAATGATCACTCTACAATATTACAAGCAGGACGACTTTTACAACAATATGTTGTAGACAACTATGTGAAGATTGAAGCAGGAAGGTTACGATGGATTCAAAATCATCAAAATAATATTCGTGCTGAAGTGTATCAAGGTTTGCAAGATGCTTTGCATGAAGGACAAACTCACACAGGTACATAA